GATTAGCAACTGCGTTTATGAACTTATTATTATAAAAGAGAGAAGGAATATAAGGGAGGATATATAAAATGGAGCATGCTGAGTCTGTTAGCTCACTTTTAATCGTTATTTTAGCAGCTTTTCTAACGCCAATACTCATGCACCGACTGCGGTTAAATATGATTCCAGTTGTAGTTGCTGAAATTATTATTGGACTTATTATTGGTCAGAGTGGATTTAATTTAGTTAATGAAAGTAATTGGTTAGAAACATTGTCTACACTAGGTTTTATTTTTCTAATGTTTCTTAGTGGTTTAGAAATAGATTTTAGTCTTTTTTCTAGAAAGAGAAAGAAAGAAAATAAAGCATCGAACATGCCGAATCCAGTTGTAATTGCAACGATTGTCTTTGTAGGTATTCTGCTATTATCATTAGTACTTTCTTATTTATTTGTGCTTGCTGGCTTCATTGATAATGTATTTCTAATGACGTTAATTATTTCAACTATTTCATTAGGTGTAGTTGTGCCGACGTTAAAAGAATCACAAGCAATGAAAACGCCGATTGGGCAAACAATTTTATTAATTGCCGTTATTGCAGATTTAGTAACAATGATTCTACTTGCCGTGTTTGTTTCCTTTTACGGAGAAGGATCAGGAAATATGTGGTTACTACTGATTTTGTTTGGTGTTGGTATTTTGCTTTACTTTGTTGGAAAACATTTTCGCAATCAAACCTTTGTCGAAACAATGTCAAAAGGAACAATTCACATTGGCACACGTGCTGTTTTTACGTTAATTATTTTTCTAGTAGCAGTATCGGAATCGGTTGGAGCAGAAAATATTCTTGGTGCCTTTTTAGCTGGTGCTTTAGTTTCCTTATTGGCACCTAATCAAGATCTTGTCCAAAAGTTAGATAGCTTTGGATATGGATTTCTAATTCCAATTTTCTTTGTGATGGTTGGTGTTGAAATTAATCTTTGGTCATTATTTGAAGATCCGAAAGTATTAGTATTGATCCCGTTGTTATTTATAGCTTTACTACTTTCGAAATTGTTGCCAGCTATTATATTAAGAAAATGGTATGATACACGTACTGTTGTTGGTGCTGGAATGATACTAACGACAACATTGTCACTTGTAATTGCAGCAGCAGCAATTGGTGAACGAATGGGTGTAATTGATAGCCAAATGGAAGGTGCGTTAATTTTAGTTGCAGTTTTAACTTGCTTAATTACACCACCAATTTTCAAGAAAATGTATGTTCATCAAGAGGAAGAAATTCCAAAGCAAGTCATTTCCTTTGTTGGATCTAACCAGGCAACATTGCCTGTTGTGAGAGAATTGGATCAAAATCTATTCAAGGCGCATCTCTATCACACAAGATTAGAGAAAATTGATGAGAAAATCACACGGTCTGTTTTTGATATAAAAGAACTAAAAGACTATGAAATTGAAAACATGGAACAATTGGGTGTTTTTGATGTAGATATAGTAGTCGTTTCAACAGGTGATGAACTTAAGAATGCTGAAGTCGCTTGTTATGCTAAGAAAAAAGGGGTCGGACGTGTTATTGCCAGAGCAGAGATGAAAAGCACGGATAAATATCTCAAAGAAAATAATGTGGAAGTATTTTCTGTTATGCTTTCGACCAAAACTTTGTTAAAAGCAATGATTGAGTCACCAAATGTAGTTGATATATTAACAAACCAAGAAAGTGCACTATATGAGATTAATATGAATAATTCGATCTATGATGGGATTATGCTGCGAGAGTTTCCGTTTACAGGTGATGTAATTATGGTTCGTATATTTAGGGATGATGATTCAATTGTTCCACATGGTGATACGAGATTACGTTTAGGGGATCATCTAGTAGTTACAGGTTCGTCTGAGTATGTAGAAGAATTACAAAGTATATTAGAGTTTGGATAATTGAATCGAAGTTGAAACAGTCTGCAGTTAATTGCGGGCTGTTTTTTATTAATAAAATTATAAATTGAGTTTCAAGTGAATCTAAGCTAAAATAGTAGTAGGTACTAATAACAACTTATAATATCTATATAGGAGGATTACAAAATGAATTTTTCACTTAAAGGTCGTACATACGTAATTATGGGCGTAGCGAATAAACGAAGTATTGCTTGGGGTATTGCTCGTTCCTTACATGCTGCTGGTGCACGTCTTATTTTCACCTATGCTAGCGAGCGTTTTGAAAAGCCGGTAAAAGATTTAGTTGAAACGTTAGAAGGACAAGAGGCACTTTTTTACGAATGTGATGTTACAAGTGATGAAGCGGTACAAACAGCATTCGATCAGATTAAAGAAGATGTTGGCATCATTCATGGTTTAGCACATTGTATTGCATTCGCTCAGAAAGAAGATCTTAAAGGACAATTTGTTGATACAAGTCGCGATGGCTATTTATTAGCACATAATATTAGTGCTTATTCGCTCCTAGCAGTATCAAGGGCTGCCCAGCCATTAATGACAGAGGGTGGCGGTATCGTAACATTAACCTATCTTGGTGGAGAACGAGTTGTACAAAACTATAACGTGATGGGTGTCGCAAAGGCGAGTTTGGATGCTACGATGAAGTATTTAGCAAATGATTTAGGTCAACATGGCGTTCGTGTAAATGCAATTTCAGCTGGTCCAATTCGCACGTTATCTGCGAAAGGTGTTGGAGATTTTAACTCGGTTTTAAAAGACATTGAAGAAAAAGCACCATTACGTCGTACCGTTACGCAGGAAGAGGTAGGCGATACGGCATATTACCTACTAAGTGATTTATCGCGTGGTGTTACAGGTGAAATTATACATGTTGATTCTGGATTTAATATCTTAGGATTATCATAATGACGACAAGCGAGCGCAGTTACAAACTGTGCTCGTTTTTTTACACAAAAAAAGTTAAGTATTTTAAAGCGATGGGCACAACTCTAAAAAGCGTTTCATATAGTAACGTAGGCAAAGGAGGAAACCCATTTGAGTAGAAAAAAGAAGAGATATGCTACACGTCCTGTCCTTTATATTCAACAACCGGATTTTAAGGCAGTTCCAGCTTCCATGCAGACAGATTATTTCACACCTAAAGTGGAAAAGGAAGCTCCTGTTTCACAGGCCTCAGTTCCAACTGAAGCACAAGCACGTACAAGAAAGTCAAAAAAGAAAACAAAAGTTATACCGGAATTAGAAACGCCTCTGGAAGATTCAGAAAAAGAGAAAGATGAAGAAGAAAAACGTGAATTAAATGAAGAGGAAAAAGACGAAGAATTAGTTCAAGAAGTTGAGGCTGCAGATAAAGAAGAGGAGGTGGAGCCTCAATCGAAGAATATCCCTACGAAAAAACCATTTTCTGAAATGACAATAGAGGAGCAAGTGGATTATTTAGCAACAAAACCCGCCCATATACCAAAGATGAAGTGTGAAATTATAGCAAAAACGGCTAGATATAGAGGCATTATTACAGCATTTGATGATAATATCGTTCAAATTGAAACATTTAAACGTCCAAAGTTTCATCAAGTAGACATGGAAGAAATTGAATCGATTCGATTATTAGGATTTTAGATTTAACAAAAAAGAAGGGCTGCACGTTGATGTGCCAGCCCTTCTTTTTAAAATATTATAGTGCGCTAATTGCAGGTAGACAAGTGATGTGACAGAAACAATCTAAATCTACTGTGATACAAACGCCAGTTACTTCTAAGTCACCTGTTTTTTGTTCAACTGGAGAACATGGGTCGTCGTGTTGATCGTTAACATCGCGAAGCAATTCTATAACGGCACAGTTGTCTTCAGCAACTTCTTTCACTCGGAAATAAAAGCTACCAAATACATCTTTTAAGTCCTCAACTGGAACACCAAATCCTTTAAAAGGTTTGCAGTCTCCTTTGCAATACAAAATAAATGGTACTGTGTCTAGATTGTTGGCTGATGGTGAAGTATCCCCCAATAAATCAGCAATTGATTGTTCACAGCTTGTTGTACAATCGCTTAATAAATCTGATTGTGCATCTGCAATTTCCCGAAGAATATCTGCTACACAATTACCTGAATCAAACTTTTTTCCACATGTCATAATAATATCCCCTTCCGTTTTTTGTTGACTTGTTCGTCACTTATAACCTATGTAATCTGTTACCTGTTGTGTGGGCAAACATCTTCATGAAAAAAAATATCTTAATTCTTTTTATTTATTATAGATATTCGGACAAAACCGGGCGCTTGTCACTTCCAAATCAGCATTTGTTACATAGACTAGTATCGATTAAGTTTTACACATAAGGAGTGAATAAAAGAATGTCAGAAGAAAAAAAGCCTGAATCGAAAAAAATTATTCATGTTAAGGACTTAGTAATTAAAGCAGATAATGTATATTTCGAGCCACCACATCAACAACACCGTCCGGAAGAACGTCCACGTCCATTTGATGCTTTCTTTGGAAAAAGAAGAGAAGAGGAAGCTGTGCAAGCAGATCATGTAGAGGAAGTACATGATGAGGAAGTAAAAGAAGACAAAGAAGAAATACTTGAAACAGAAAAAAGAGAAGAGAGACGTCCATTTTCATGGTTGTAATTTTTCAGGGGTAGCATTAACTTGTTATCCCTTTGTTTTTAACTTTTTTATAATGTGTTACTAATCAAACTTATAAGATAGGCGGGAGATTTTAATGCAAATACAGCGATTGATTCAACATATTGGGATTATTGGAAAGCACATAGAGAAAAACGAAAAATACTTTCGCTATCCTGAGAAAAAAGCTCAACCAATTATTGTCGATATAGAAAGCCAAATGAATCAATTAGAAAATGAGATGTTGCGGTGGGAAAAATTATTGGAATAGAAGAAAAGTATGTGCATAAAATTCTGAAAAGAGGGTATAGGATATATATAGAAAGGGAGGAATGACTTATGGGTTATGTACTT
The nucleotide sequence above comes from Paraliobacillus zengyii. Encoded proteins:
- a CDS encoding CotO family spore coat protein produces the protein MSRKKKRYATRPVLYIQQPDFKAVPASMQTDYFTPKVEKEAPVSQASVPTEAQARTRKSKKKTKVIPELETPLEDSEKEKDEEEKRELNEEEKDEELVQEVEAADKEEEVEPQSKNIPTKKPFSEMTIEEQVDYLATKPAHIPKMKCEIIAKTARYRGIITAFDDNIVQIETFKRPKFHQVDMEEIESIRLLGF
- the fabI gene encoding enoyl-ACP reductase FabI; this translates as MNFSLKGRTYVIMGVANKRSIAWGIARSLHAAGARLIFTYASERFEKPVKDLVETLEGQEALFYECDVTSDEAVQTAFDQIKEDVGIIHGLAHCIAFAQKEDLKGQFVDTSRDGYLLAHNISAYSLLAVSRAAQPLMTEGGGIVTLTYLGGERVVQNYNVMGVAKASLDATMKYLANDLGQHGVRVNAISAGPIRTLSAKGVGDFNSVLKDIEEKAPLRRTVTQEEVGDTAYYLLSDLSRGVTGEIIHVDSGFNILGLS
- a CDS encoding CotY/CotZ family spore coat protein; its protein translation is MTCGKKFDSGNCVADILREIADAQSDLLSDCTTSCEQSIADLLGDTSPSANNLDTVPFILYCKGDCKPFKGFGVPVEDLKDVFGSFYFRVKEVAEDNCAVIELLRDVNDQHDDPCSPVEQKTGDLEVTGVCITVDLDCFCHITCLPAISAL
- a CDS encoding monovalent cation:proton antiporter family protein, which produces MEHAESVSSLLIVILAAFLTPILMHRLRLNMIPVVVAEIIIGLIIGQSGFNLVNESNWLETLSTLGFIFLMFLSGLEIDFSLFSRKRKKENKASNMPNPVVIATIVFVGILLLSLVLSYLFVLAGFIDNVFLMTLIISTISLGVVVPTLKESQAMKTPIGQTILLIAVIADLVTMILLAVFVSFYGEGSGNMWLLLILFGVGILLYFVGKHFRNQTFVETMSKGTIHIGTRAVFTLIIFLVAVSESVGAENILGAFLAGALVSLLAPNQDLVQKLDSFGYGFLIPIFFVMVGVEINLWSLFEDPKVLVLIPLLFIALLLSKLLPAIILRKWYDTRTVVGAGMILTTTLSLVIAAAAIGERMGVIDSQMEGALILVAVLTCLITPPIFKKMYVHQEEEIPKQVISFVGSNQATLPVVRELDQNLFKAHLYHTRLEKIDEKITRSVFDIKELKDYEIENMEQLGVFDVDIVVVSTGDELKNAEVACYAKKKGVGRVIARAEMKSTDKYLKENNVEVFSVMLSTKTLLKAMIESPNVVDILTNQESALYEINMNNSIYDGIMLREFPFTGDVIMVRIFRDDDSIVPHGDTRLRLGDHLVVTGSSEYVEELQSILEFG